In the genome of Leucobacter luti, one region contains:
- a CDS encoding MFS transporter: MDGGGGQRPGVTGAQPAPAASPSTPQAANAGTRAFMHVLINTAVAGLTTNFLWFAVVFWVYLETRSILATGVLGGVYMILIAACSMWFGSLVDRMRKHRVMLISAWATLASFILGCAIYFTVPSAVLLRLDRPWFWIFTLIVLAGCVVELLRNLALSTTVTLLVPVERHANANGLVGTVQGLAFIATSVFSGLSIGLLGMGATIVIATVFVAVPLVHLHLLKIPEPVVARDPDRSAVDFRGGMAAMLAVPGLFALVIFSMFNNLSSGAFMALLDPYGLTMFSVEVWGLVFGLASTGFVVGGLLVAKFGLGKNPVRTMLLLVGVLGVLGMVFTIREWPWLFIAGIWLFMVIMPAVEAAEQTVIQRVVPFEKQGRVFGLAMTFEAAAAPITSLLIAPIAEFWIVPYMAGPAGQHDWGWLLGEGESRGIGLIFWWSGVAMVLLAVGASLTRSYRTLSRSYATAQPAGPPAAEPAVPPAESPGA; this comes from the coding sequence ATGGATGGTGGGGGAGGGCAACGACCCGGCGTGACGGGTGCGCAGCCCGCGCCTGCAGCGTCACCTTCGACACCGCAGGCAGCGAACGCCGGGACGCGCGCGTTCATGCACGTGCTCATCAACACCGCGGTCGCGGGGCTCACCACGAATTTTCTCTGGTTCGCTGTGGTGTTCTGGGTGTACTTGGAGACGCGCAGTATCCTCGCGACGGGTGTCCTCGGCGGCGTCTATATGATCCTGATTGCTGCGTGCTCGATGTGGTTCGGCTCACTCGTCGATCGAATGCGCAAGCACCGTGTGATGCTGATCAGCGCGTGGGCAACGCTCGCCTCGTTCATCCTGGGCTGTGCCATCTACTTCACTGTTCCGAGCGCGGTACTGCTGCGTCTCGATAGACCGTGGTTCTGGATCTTCACCCTGATCGTACTTGCGGGCTGTGTCGTTGAGTTGCTGCGCAATCTCGCGCTTTCCACGACCGTCACGCTGCTCGTACCCGTGGAACGCCACGCGAACGCCAACGGACTCGTCGGAACTGTGCAGGGGCTCGCATTCATCGCGACGAGTGTGTTCAGTGGCCTCTCGATCGGCCTCCTCGGTATGGGTGCCACGATCGTGATCGCGACCGTGTTCGTCGCCGTGCCGCTCGTGCATCTGCACCTGCTCAAGATCCCTGAGCCGGTCGTGGCACGAGATCCGGATCGCAGCGCGGTTGATTTTCGCGGCGGTATGGCCGCAATGCTCGCCGTGCCAGGCCTGTTCGCACTCGTGATCTTCAGCATGTTCAACAATCTCTCGAGCGGCGCGTTCATGGCGCTACTCGATCCCTACGGCCTCACGATGTTTTCCGTTGAGGTGTGGGGGCTCGTGTTCGGCCTTGCGTCGACCGGGTTCGTGGTGGGCGGCCTACTCGTGGCGAAGTTTGGGCTGGGCAAGAACCCCGTCCGCACGATGCTGCTGCTTGTTGGTGTGCTCGGCGTGCTCGGCATGGTGTTTACGATTCGCGAGTGGCCGTGGTTGTTTATCGCGGGAATCTGGTTGTTTATGGTGATCATGCCAGCGGTCGAGGCTGCAGAGCAGACGGTGATTCAGCGCGTCGTGCCGTTCGAGAAGCAGGGACGGGTGTTTGGGCTCGCGATGACCTTTGAAGCAGCGGCCGCTCCCATCACCTCGCTCTTGATCGCGCCGATTGCGGAATTCTGGATCGTGCCGTATATGGCGGGGCCTGCGGGGCAGCATGACTGGGGCTGGCTGCTGGGTGAGGGCGAGAGCCGCGGGATCGGCCTCATCTTTTGGTGGTCCGGGGTCGCAATGGTGCTCCTCGCCGTGGGGGCCTCGCTCACACGTTCCTACCGCACGCTGTCGCGCAGCTACGCGACGGCGCAGCCGGCCGGACCGCCAGCTGCGGAGCCAGCCGTGCCGCCAGCCGAGTCGCCCGGAGCGTAG
- a CDS encoding methionyl-tRNA formyltransferase, which produces MKIVFAGTPEFAVPSLRALVAAGHEVVGVITREDAPHGRKRVLTPSPVATAAEELGLPVLRANTLDDAATAWAAALAPDLGVIVAYGGLVREPLLSLPSHGWINLHFSELPRWRGAAPVQRALEAGEQTLGVTVFRLVAALDAGDVLTRDAREFAPGTSAGAALTELADFGTAAVLEAVSLLALDPAAGEPQRGEETYARKLTREDGKIDLARPAAVVLAHWAGVTPEPGAYALHEGQPLKLLELAPLAETSDLGATDVDLAAAPGTVTLIGGAAVLTTSDGPLLLRRVQPAGKPAMEAAAWLRGRDGQAVLA; this is translated from the coding sequence ATGAAGATTGTCTTTGCCGGAACCCCCGAGTTCGCCGTCCCGAGCCTGCGCGCACTCGTCGCGGCAGGCCACGAGGTCGTCGGCGTCATCACCCGGGAGGACGCACCGCACGGACGCAAGCGTGTGTTGACGCCCTCACCGGTCGCCACAGCGGCCGAGGAGCTCGGGCTTCCCGTGCTCCGCGCGAACACACTCGACGACGCGGCGACCGCGTGGGCGGCGGCGCTCGCACCAGACCTTGGCGTGATCGTGGCCTACGGCGGCCTCGTGCGCGAGCCGTTGCTGAGTCTGCCGTCACACGGCTGGATCAACCTGCACTTCTCCGAGTTGCCGCGCTGGCGCGGGGCTGCCCCGGTGCAGCGCGCGCTCGAGGCCGGGGAGCAGACACTCGGGGTGACCGTATTTCGCTTGGTGGCTGCGCTTGACGCCGGTGATGTGCTGACGCGCGATGCGCGCGAGTTCGCGCCCGGCACCTCGGCAGGTGCGGCGCTCACCGAGCTGGCTGACTTTGGCACAGCGGCTGTGCTCGAAGCCGTCTCGCTGCTCGCCTTGGATCCCGCTGCAGGTGAGCCGCAGCGCGGCGAGGAGACGTACGCCAGGAAGTTGACGCGCGAGGACGGCAAGATCGATCTCGCACGGCCCGCAGCGGTCGTGCTCGCGCACTGGGCGGGAGTCACCCCCGAGCCAGGCGCCTACGCCCTCCACGAGGGACAACCGCTGAAACTGTTGGAGCTCGCTCCGCTCGCTGAGACGTCTGATCTGGGCGCTACTGACGTGGATCTGGCAGCCGCTCCTGGCACAGTGACGCTGATCGGTGGTGCCGCCGTGCTCACCACGAGTGACGGGCCCCTCCTTCTACGGCGCGTGCAGCCGGCAGGCAAACCGGCGATGGAGGCAGCCGCCTGGTTACGTGGCCGCGATGGACAGGCGGTGCTCGCGTGA
- the trpB gene encoding tryptophan synthase subunit beta: protein MSYSSPTSPYRADANGFFGEFGGAALPPFLVEPIAEVATAYAEASQDPDFLEELQALLSKYVGRPSLLYFAENLTRQLGGARVYLKREDLNHTGAHKINHCLGEALLAKRMGKTKVIAETGAGQHGVALATAAALVGLECEIHMGEIDIAKQHPNVVRMELLGAKVIPVSAGGRSLKEAVDSAFAVYAGAPEEYFFAIGSVVGPHPYPSMVRDFQSVVGREARAQILEAEGRLPDVLVAAVGGGSNAMGLFDAFLTDESVRIVGVEPGGEGLHGTRHAATMTLGTPGTLHGMHTRVLQDSDGEPAPVHSIASGLDYPGVGPQHVRLAELGRAQYVSVTDAETLAAFRTLSRVEGIIPALESSHALAHVMQLAPTLPADAIVIANLSGRGDKDVDYVAELIHGE, encoded by the coding sequence ATGTCTTACAGCTCTCCCACCTCTCCGTATCGCGCCGACGCGAACGGCTTCTTTGGCGAGTTCGGCGGCGCCGCACTCCCCCCGTTTCTCGTCGAGCCGATCGCGGAGGTCGCGACGGCATACGCCGAAGCGTCGCAGGACCCAGATTTCCTTGAGGAGCTTCAAGCGCTGCTGTCAAAGTATGTTGGCCGCCCGTCGCTGCTGTACTTCGCTGAGAATCTCACGCGCCAGCTCGGCGGTGCCCGCGTCTACCTCAAACGCGAGGACCTCAACCATACGGGCGCACATAAGATCAACCACTGCTTGGGTGAGGCGCTGCTCGCGAAGCGGATGGGCAAGACGAAGGTGATTGCAGAAACGGGTGCTGGCCAGCACGGCGTCGCCCTCGCGACCGCCGCGGCGCTCGTGGGGCTCGAGTGCGAGATCCACATGGGAGAGATCGACATCGCTAAACAACACCCAAACGTGGTGCGTATGGAACTGCTCGGCGCGAAGGTCATCCCAGTGAGCGCCGGAGGGCGCTCACTCAAAGAAGCCGTCGATTCCGCGTTCGCCGTCTACGCCGGTGCACCAGAGGAGTACTTCTTCGCGATCGGATCAGTGGTCGGCCCACACCCGTACCCGTCCATGGTGCGCGATTTCCAGTCAGTCGTCGGGCGCGAGGCGCGGGCCCAGATCCTAGAAGCGGAAGGGAGGCTCCCCGACGTCTTGGTGGCCGCTGTCGGCGGCGGATCGAACGCCATGGGCCTGTTCGACGCGTTCCTCACAGACGAGTCAGTGCGGATCGTGGGGGTCGAACCCGGTGGCGAGGGGCTTCACGGCACCCGTCACGCAGCCACGATGACGCTCGGCACCCCCGGCACGCTGCACGGCATGCACACACGTGTGCTGCAGGATTCGGACGGCGAACCCGCGCCCGTGCACTCGATCGCGTCAGGACTCGACTACCCAGGCGTCGGGCCGCAGCACGTACGCCTCGCCGAGCTCGGGCGAGCCCAGTATGTCTCGGTCACGGACGCAGAAACACTCGCAGCCTTCCGCACCTTGTCGCGCGTCGAGGGCATCATCCCGGCGCTCGAATCGTCCCACGCGCTCGCGCACGTGATGCAGCTCGCCCCCACGCTGCCTGCTGACGCAATTGTCATCGCGAACCTCTCGGGCCGTGGCGACAAAGACGTGGACTACGTCGCGGAGCTGATTCACGGAGAGTGA
- a CDS encoding sodium:alanine symporter family protein, whose translation MDGLNDFVLAAGDSLWTWAVLPILVLLGLYFTIRSGVVQFRWLPEMIRTLTNKTPQNPDGSPQSVSAFQAFTISAASRVGVGNIAGVGTAIAIGGPGAVFWMWTMAFIGGASSFVESTLGQLFKVKDPSGFRGGPAYYMLHGLRSRWMGTVFAGILIVCFPFAFSSLQANTISATLVSGMGVSSGTATTVTVVVGIVLAVLTALVVFGGVRRIASVTQAVVPAMALSYLLLGLVIVFMHIDQLPAVFASIYTQAFGFNEVVGAAFGMILMTGIKRGMFSNEAGLGSAPNAGASAAVTHPVKQGLVQTLGVYFDTFLICSITAFIILVTAPDLATATRGIGLTQDAIVGTLGPWSNVLLSVIIFLLAFSSILGNYYYGESNIEFISTRPRVLFGYRVLAVAAIFVGAIASADLIWNTADAIMGLMALVNLVAIGLLSGLVFRLMKDYARQRSAGRDPVFTRDVMPDVAGITCWEDEQSVTGRIPVADGRAG comes from the coding sequence ATGGATGGGCTGAACGATTTCGTACTCGCTGCCGGGGATTCGCTCTGGACCTGGGCGGTGCTGCCCATACTCGTACTCCTCGGTCTGTACTTCACGATCCGCTCGGGGGTTGTCCAGTTCCGCTGGCTGCCCGAGATGATCCGCACGCTGACGAACAAAACGCCGCAGAACCCGGATGGATCACCGCAGTCGGTGTCGGCGTTCCAAGCGTTCACGATCTCGGCGGCCTCACGCGTGGGCGTTGGCAACATCGCAGGTGTCGGCACAGCGATCGCAATCGGGGGTCCAGGTGCCGTGTTCTGGATGTGGACGATGGCGTTCATCGGAGGCGCGTCGAGCTTTGTCGAGTCGACACTCGGCCAACTTTTCAAGGTGAAGGACCCGAGTGGCTTCCGCGGGGGCCCTGCGTACTACATGCTGCACGGTCTGCGCTCGCGGTGGATGGGCACCGTTTTCGCGGGGATCCTGATCGTCTGCTTCCCATTCGCGTTTTCGTCACTGCAGGCGAACACGATCAGCGCAACTCTGGTCTCGGGTATGGGCGTCAGCAGCGGCACCGCCACGACCGTCACTGTCGTCGTGGGAATCGTCCTCGCGGTGCTCACCGCGTTGGTCGTCTTCGGCGGTGTGCGCCGGATCGCGAGCGTCACGCAGGCTGTGGTCCCCGCGATGGCCCTCAGCTACCTGCTGCTCGGTCTCGTGATCGTGTTCATGCACATCGACCAGCTGCCCGCCGTGTTTGCCTCGATCTATACGCAGGCATTCGGGTTCAACGAGGTCGTGGGAGCAGCGTTCGGCATGATCCTCATGACCGGCATCAAACGCGGGATGTTTTCGAACGAGGCGGGCCTCGGATCCGCCCCAAACGCTGGCGCGAGCGCCGCTGTCACCCACCCGGTCAAACAGGGGCTCGTGCAAACGCTCGGCGTTTACTTCGATACCTTTCTGATCTGCTCGATTACCGCGTTCATCATCCTCGTCACAGCGCCAGATCTTGCCACCGCAACGCGCGGTATCGGTCTCACCCAGGACGCCATCGTGGGCACGCTCGGGCCGTGGTCGAACGTGCTGCTGAGCGTCATCATCTTCTTGCTCGCCTTTAGCTCGATTCTTGGCAACTACTACTACGGTGAGTCAAATATCGAGTTCATCTCGACGCGGCCGCGGGTGCTCTTCGGGTACCGTGTGCTCGCCGTCGCCGCGATCTTCGTCGGTGCGATCGCTTCGGCGGATCTCATCTGGAACACCGCTGACGCCATCATGGGACTGATGGCGCTCGTGAACCTTGTGGCCATCGGATTGCTGTCTGGGCTCGTGTTCCGACTCATGAAGGACTACGCGAGGCAACGCAGTGCTGGCCGTGATCCAGTGTTCACCCGTGATGTGATGCCCGATGTCGCGGGCATCACCTGCTGGGAGGATGAACAGAGCGTCACCGGGCGGATTCCCGTCGCAGACGGCCGCGCTGGCTAA
- the metK gene encoding methionine adenosyltransferase, with protein MSLRQFTSESVTEGHPDKICDRISDSILDAMLAQDPGARVAVETLVTTGLVHVAGEVSTSGYVEIPQIVRNAVRDIGYTSSDMGFDGSSCGVSVSIGQQSPDIAGGVDNSLELRSGALDDELSRQGAGDQGIMFGYATDETPELHPLPSWISHRLAERLSEVRRNGLIPELRPDGKTQVTIGYDGDRPASIEAIVVSTQHQGSISQPALREAVEREVIRPVLDRVNLPSENAQRFINPAGPFVVGGPMGDAGLTGRKIIIDTYGGASRHGGGAFSGKDPSKVDRSAAYAMRWVAKHVVRAGLATRAELQVAYAIGRAHPVGLYVETFGTETVPRERIEEAVRQVFDLRPLAIIRDLALLRPIYAQTSAYGHFGRELPDFTWEATPRVAELQAAAGL; from the coding sequence GTGTCGCTGCGCCAGTTCACCTCGGAGTCTGTCACTGAGGGGCACCCGGACAAGATCTGCGACCGCATTTCGGATTCGATCCTCGACGCCATGCTTGCGCAGGACCCTGGGGCACGGGTCGCGGTCGAGACGCTTGTCACGACGGGTCTCGTGCACGTCGCGGGCGAAGTATCGACGAGCGGGTATGTCGAGATCCCGCAGATTGTGCGCAACGCGGTGCGAGATATCGGCTACACGAGCTCCGATATGGGCTTCGACGGCTCCTCCTGTGGGGTGTCGGTGTCGATCGGTCAGCAGTCTCCTGACATCGCTGGCGGCGTTGACAACTCCCTTGAGCTTCGCAGCGGCGCGCTCGACGACGAACTCAGCCGCCAGGGCGCAGGAGATCAGGGCATCATGTTCGGGTACGCGACTGACGAGACGCCTGAGTTGCACCCGCTCCCGAGCTGGATCTCACACCGTCTGGCTGAGCGCCTTTCCGAGGTGCGCCGAAACGGGCTCATCCCTGAGTTGCGCCCTGACGGCAAGACTCAGGTCACCATCGGCTACGACGGGGATCGTCCCGCCAGTATTGAGGCCATCGTCGTTTCGACGCAGCACCAGGGCAGTATTTCCCAGCCTGCGCTGCGTGAAGCGGTCGAGCGTGAGGTGATTCGTCCGGTGCTGGATCGGGTGAACCTGCCGAGTGAGAATGCTCAGCGCTTCATCAACCCTGCCGGCCCCTTCGTGGTGGGCGGCCCGATGGGCGATGCCGGCCTGACTGGCCGCAAGATCATCATCGATACCTATGGCGGTGCGAGCCGGCACGGCGGCGGTGCCTTCAGCGGCAAGGATCCGTCGAAGGTTGATCGCTCTGCTGCGTATGCCATGCGCTGGGTCGCGAAGCACGTGGTGCGCGCTGGGCTCGCGACGCGAGCTGAACTGCAGGTTGCATACGCCATCGGTCGCGCACACCCAGTGGGGCTGTATGTTGAGACCTTTGGGACCGAGACAGTGCCGCGCGAACGCATCGAAGAGGCGGTGCGTCAGGTCTTCGATCTGCGGCCGCTGGCGATCATCCGTGACCTCGCCCTGCTGCGCCCCATTTATGCGCAGACAAGCGCGTATGGTCATTTCGGGCGCGAGCTCCCCGATTTCACCTGGGAAGCCACGCCCCGCGTCGCGGAGCTGCAGGCTGCCGCCGGCCTGTAG
- the rpoZ gene encoding DNA-directed RNA polymerase subunit omega, protein MANVNGIIDPPIDDLLEKVDSKYALVIFASQRARQINDYYTDLHDGNLFDNVGPLVDSTVDDKPLSIALHEVVEGKLTMTKRPAEVVA, encoded by the coding sequence ATGGCAAATGTCAACGGCATTATCGATCCGCCCATCGACGATCTGCTCGAGAAGGTCGATTCGAAGTACGCGCTGGTGATTTTCGCCTCGCAGCGTGCTCGCCAGATCAACGACTATTACACGGATCTGCACGACGGCAACCTGTTCGACAACGTGGGGCCGCTCGTCGACTCCACAGTCGATGACAAGCCGCTGTCGATCGCGCTGCACGAGGTCGTTGAGGGCAAGCTCACGATGACCAAGCGCCCCGCGGAGGTCGTTGCGTAA
- a CDS encoding acyl-CoA thioesterase II, whose translation MTAADLLMMLSVLDSGARTREDILTGPALPTPHGRSFGGQVLGQALAAAGTTAPEGRTIHSMHGYFLRPGNSSEGMTFEVDRLYDGRSFSTRRVQAYQEGQVLMSLISSFQAPDTGLEHQDTIDIAALPDPESLPTVWEKYGHLASDGQASWVLNRPFDFRYVESDIILNVAEHTNRQRVWMRSRDTLDAPPLLHSAALAFASDYLLLEPIARQHGIPWATPGMRFASLDHAMWFHRPFRVDEWLLYELDSPTAQGGRGLTHGRFYDRSGALVASVAQEGMIRLPSQE comes from the coding sequence ATGACCGCCGCCGATCTGCTCATGATGCTCTCGGTCCTCGATTCCGGGGCCCGTACCCGCGAGGACATTCTCACCGGACCTGCGCTCCCGACACCACACGGACGTTCCTTTGGCGGCCAAGTCTTGGGACAGGCGCTCGCTGCCGCGGGAACGACGGCTCCCGAGGGCCGCACGATCCACTCGATGCACGGCTATTTCTTGCGGCCGGGCAACAGCAGTGAAGGGATGACCTTCGAAGTGGATCGCCTCTATGACGGGCGCTCCTTCTCTACCCGCCGCGTCCAGGCGTACCAAGAGGGCCAGGTCTTGATGTCCCTCATCTCCTCGTTCCAGGCTCCTGACACGGGGCTCGAGCATCAGGACACCATCGACATTGCCGCGCTCCCGGATCCTGAATCGCTCCCGACGGTGTGGGAAAAGTACGGCCATCTCGCGAGTGACGGCCAGGCCTCATGGGTGTTGAATCGGCCGTTCGACTTCCGCTACGTCGAGTCGGATATCATCCTCAATGTCGCCGAACACACCAACCGGCAACGCGTCTGGATGCGGAGCCGAGACACCCTCGATGCGCCTCCGCTGCTGCACTCGGCGGCGCTCGCCTTCGCCAGTGACTATTTGTTGCTCGAACCCATCGCGCGACAGCACGGCATCCCGTGGGCAACACCGGGGATGCGATTCGCAAGCCTCGATCACGCGATGTGGTTTCACCGGCCATTCCGGGTCGACGAGTGGCTGCTCTACGAACTCGACTCACCGACGGCGCAGGGTGGACGGGGCCTCACCCACGGCCGATTCTACGACCGCAGCGGCGCACTGGTCGCCAGCGTGGCACAGGAGGGGATGATCCGCCTCCCCTCGCAGGAGTAG
- a CDS encoding thioesterase family protein — protein sequence MARTHIDLELRWGDQDAYGHVNNVAYARFLEEARVRTFWLGSGRESTGMEHHFRGDDPAGPKMLVASQQIEFLRVLEYSEQPVTVELWIGRLGGSSLEVHYELVDGAAAERSVVAKAISHIVIVDGETMRPIRLSDAGRASVEAWMDEPVQLRRS from the coding sequence ATGGCCCGCACACACATTGACTTGGAGCTCCGCTGGGGCGATCAGGACGCGTACGGTCACGTCAACAATGTTGCCTACGCACGATTCCTTGAGGAAGCTCGCGTGCGCACGTTTTGGCTCGGATCCGGCCGGGAGTCCACCGGCATGGAGCACCACTTCCGCGGTGATGACCCTGCGGGCCCGAAGATGCTCGTCGCGAGCCAGCAGATCGAGTTCCTGCGCGTGCTGGAGTACAGCGAGCAGCCCGTGACAGTTGAGCTCTGGATCGGAAGACTCGGCGGATCAAGCCTGGAAGTGCACTACGAACTTGTCGATGGCGCAGCCGCGGAACGAAGCGTTGTCGCCAAGGCAATCTCGCACATCGTGATCGTCGATGGTGAGACGATGCGTCCGATTCGGTTGTCTGATGCGGGCCGTGCGTCCGTCGAAGCGTGGATGGATGAGCCCGTGCAGCTGCGGCGTAGCTGA
- the ettA gene encoding energy-dependent translational throttle protein EttA: MAEYIYQMVRARKAHGDKVILDDVTMAFLPGAKIGVVGPNGAGKSTILKIMAGLDTPSNGEAILTPGYTVGILMQEPELDEDQTVLANVQQGVAEIKGKLDRFNEISAEMANPDADYDKLLPEMGELQEAIDAVDGWDLDNQLEQAMDALRCPPPEAIVSNLSGGEKRRVALCKLLLEKPDLLLLDEPTNHLDAESVLWLEQHLSKYPGAVMAVTHDRYFLDHVATWICEVDRGRLYAYEGNYSMYLEQKSARLEVQGKKDQKMQKRLKEELEWVRSNAKGRQAKSKARLARYEEMATEAERTRKLDFEEIQIPAGPRLGNVVLEAKNLNKGFDGRTLIDGLSFTLPRNGIVGIIGPNGVGKTTLFKTIVGVEPLDGGELKIGDTVKLSYVDQTRGGIDPKKTVWEVVSDGLDYMKVGNVEIPSRAYVSTFGFKGPDQQKPAGVLSGGERNRLNLALTLKQGGNLLLLDEPTNDLDVETLSSLENALLEFPGCAVVITHDRWFLDRIATHILAYEGTEENPANWYWFEGNFESYEANKIERLGADAAKPSRVTYRKLTRD, encoded by the coding sequence ATGGCTGAGTACATTTACCAGATGGTTCGCGCGCGCAAGGCGCACGGCGACAAGGTGATCCTCGATGACGTGACCATGGCATTCCTGCCTGGTGCGAAGATCGGCGTCGTCGGACCCAACGGGGCAGGTAAGTCCACGATCCTCAAGATCATGGCGGGTCTCGATACGCCCTCGAACGGCGAAGCGATCCTCACTCCGGGGTACACGGTCGGCATCCTGATGCAGGAGCCGGAACTCGATGAGGACCAGACGGTCTTGGCAAACGTGCAGCAGGGCGTTGCCGAGATTAAGGGCAAGCTCGACCGGTTCAACGAGATCTCCGCGGAGATGGCCAACCCGGACGCGGACTATGACAAGCTGCTGCCTGAGATGGGGGAGCTCCAGGAGGCCATTGACGCCGTTGACGGCTGGGATCTCGACAACCAGCTTGAGCAGGCAATGGACGCGCTCCGCTGCCCGCCGCCCGAGGCAATCGTGTCGAACCTCTCCGGAGGTGAAAAGCGCCGCGTTGCACTCTGCAAGCTGCTGCTTGAGAAGCCCGACCTGCTGCTGCTCGACGAGCCCACAAACCACCTGGACGCCGAGAGCGTGCTGTGGCTTGAGCAGCACTTGTCGAAGTACCCCGGTGCCGTCATGGCCGTCACGCACGACCGGTACTTCCTCGACCACGTCGCCACCTGGATCTGTGAGGTTGACCGAGGGCGTCTCTACGCGTACGAAGGTAACTACTCGATGTACCTCGAGCAGAAATCCGCGCGCCTTGAAGTCCAGGGCAAGAAGGACCAGAAGATGCAGAAGCGTCTGAAGGAAGAACTCGAGTGGGTCCGCTCCAACGCGAAGGGGCGCCAAGCGAAATCGAAGGCGCGTCTTGCGCGCTACGAGGAGATGGCCACCGAAGCGGAGCGCACGCGGAAGCTGGACTTCGAAGAAATCCAGATTCCGGCTGGTCCGCGACTCGGCAACGTGGTGCTCGAAGCGAAGAACCTGAATAAGGGCTTTGACGGGCGAACGCTGATCGATGGCCTGTCCTTCACGCTGCCACGCAACGGCATTGTGGGCATCATTGGCCCGAACGGTGTGGGTAAGACGACCCTGTTCAAGACGATTGTTGGTGTCGAGCCGCTCGACGGCGGCGAGTTGAAGATTGGCGATACCGTCAAGCTCAGCTACGTCGACCAGACCCGTGGAGGCATTGACCCGAAGAAGACCGTGTGGGAGGTCGTCTCCGACGGCCTTGACTACATGAAGGTCGGCAACGTCGAAATCCCGTCGCGCGCCTACGTGTCGACGTTTGGGTTCAAGGGTCCGGATCAGCAGAAGCCCGCCGGTGTGCTCTCCGGCGGTGAGCGCAACCGCTTGAACCTCGCCCTGACGCTCAAGCAGGGCGGCAACCTGCTGCTGCTCGATGAGCCCACCAACGACCTCGACGTCGAGACACTGTCGAGCCTCGAGAACGCGCTGCTTGAGTTCCCCGGCTGCGCCGTGGTGATCACTCACGATCGCTGGTTCCTTGACCGGATCGCGACCCACATTCTCGCGTACGAGGGCACCGAGGAGAACCCGGCGAACTGGTACTGGTTCGAAGGCAACTTCGAGTCCTACGAGGCGAACAAGATTGAGCGGCTCGGGGCAGACGCGGCGAAGCCGTCGCGTGTGACCTACCGCAAGCTCACCCGCGACTAG
- a CDS encoding aminoglycoside 3'-phosphotransferase: MHSNSAPLAAIPTGPVAVPLRVRELTGGRALVPVWVNGLGGSTFHDPDSRPSPRFIKWVPAGTPELDLEAEAERLAWADEHGALVPRVLASGADESGSWLITAALAGESAVAPRWIAEPVTAARAIGAGLRILHDTLPVAECPYSWSAAERIEQFEQRLRTGSGPSEWDPAHRHLTLADARARLADIPDLAHPVVCHGDACAPNTLLDATGRFTAHVDLGTLGVADPWADLAIAAWSTEWNYGTGFEDLVYEGYGIERDPARISYYRLLWDLS, encoded by the coding sequence ATGCACAGCAACTCTGCCCCCCTCGCCGCAATCCCAACCGGCCCAGTTGCGGTGCCGCTGCGGGTGCGCGAACTCACTGGTGGCCGCGCACTCGTGCCCGTGTGGGTGAACGGTTTGGGAGGCAGTACCTTTCATGATCCCGATTCACGCCCGTCCCCCAGGTTCATCAAATGGGTCCCCGCCGGCACGCCCGAGCTCGATCTCGAAGCCGAGGCGGAGCGACTTGCGTGGGCGGACGAGCATGGAGCATTGGTTCCACGAGTGCTCGCCAGCGGTGCAGACGAGTCAGGCTCCTGGCTCATCACCGCGGCACTCGCTGGCGAATCAGCTGTCGCACCCCGCTGGATCGCCGAGCCCGTCACCGCAGCGCGCGCGATCGGTGCTGGCCTCCGCATCTTGCATGACACCCTTCCCGTAGCCGAATGCCCCTACTCGTGGTCAGCGGCAGAACGCATCGAACAGTTCGAGCAACGCCTGCGCACTGGCTCCGGGCCCAGCGAATGGGATCCCGCGCACCGCCACCTCACGCTCGCAGACGCGCGTGCGCGGCTCGCGGACATCCCGGATCTCGCGCACCCGGTGGTGTGCCACGGTGATGCGTGCGCCCCAAACACGCTCCTGGATGCGACTGGCCGGTTCACCGCCCATGTCGACCTTGGCACGCTCGGAGTCGCGGATCCATGGGCTGACCTGGCGATCGCGGCGTGGAGCACCGAGTGGAACTACGGCACCGGATTCGAAGATTTGGTGTACGAAGGCTACGGTATCGAGCGGGATCCCGCACGCATCAGCTACTATCGGCTGCTCTGGGACCTGAGCTAG